In Phenylobacterium koreense, one DNA window encodes the following:
- a CDS encoding RcnB family protein, with product MKKILSAAVALSILASAGVASAQPYHNNDRAKAERQYDRRVDKAERQYNKDVRKAERKYRAAAYKKPPGYQYRYWNRGDRLPPAYRAERYRITNYRTYHLPPPPRGYYYTRVDNDVVLTAAATGIITSVIVGLFQ from the coding sequence ATGAAAAAAATCCTGTCCGCCGCCGTCGCCCTGTCGATTCTGGCGAGCGCCGGCGTCGCTTCCGCCCAGCCCTACCACAACAACGATCGAGCCAAGGCCGAGCGCCAGTACGATCGCCGGGTGGACAAGGCCGAGCGCCAATACAACAAGGACGTCCGCAAGGCCGAGCGCAAGTACCGCGCCGCGGCCTACAAGAAACCGCCGGGCTACCAGTATCGCTACTGGAACCGGGGCGACCGCCTGCCGCCGGCCTATCGCGCCGAGCGCTATCGGATCACCAACTACCGGACCTATCACCTGCCGCCCCCGCCCCGCGGCTACTACTACACCCGTGTCGACAACGACGTGGTGCTGACCGCGGCGGCCACAGGCATCATCACCTCGGTGATCGTGGGCCTGTTCCAGTAA
- a CDS encoding Ku protein, with protein MAARPTWQGYLRLSLVSCPVALYTATARSADVSFNMLHKQTHNRIRMIPTDPETGPVDRADIVKGYEIEKGRYVVVTDDEIRNVRLETTRTIDIERFVDADEIDRLYWNDPYFLTPDGELAAEAFGVIREAMEGAGKLALARVVMHQRERLMALEPRDMGILAYTLRNNREVRDPAEYFDRIPDTKADPKMVAIAEKIIEQLEGPFDPSEFNDRYEDALRKLIAEKEAHHGRTVAAPEPKEAEVIDLMEALRRSLGESGGAGKRRPAERRAPAKKSAARKTPARKRAS; from the coding sequence ATGGCCGCGCGTCCCACATGGCAGGGCTATCTGCGCCTGTCGCTGGTGAGCTGCCCGGTGGCGCTTTACACCGCGACTGCGCGTAGCGCCGATGTCTCGTTCAACATGCTGCACAAGCAGACCCACAACCGCATCCGGATGATCCCGACGGACCCGGAGACCGGACCCGTGGATCGCGCCGACATCGTCAAGGGCTACGAGATCGAGAAGGGGCGGTACGTCGTCGTCACCGACGACGAGATCAGGAACGTCCGCCTGGAAACCACGCGCACCATCGACATCGAGCGGTTTGTGGACGCCGACGAGATCGACCGGCTCTATTGGAACGATCCCTATTTCCTCACCCCCGACGGCGAGCTGGCGGCCGAGGCGTTCGGCGTCATCCGCGAGGCGATGGAGGGAGCTGGGAAGCTGGCCCTGGCCAGGGTGGTGATGCACCAGCGCGAACGGCTGATGGCGCTGGAGCCGCGGGACATGGGAATCCTCGCCTACACCCTGCGTAACAACAGGGAAGTCCGCGACCCGGCGGAGTACTTCGACCGGATACCCGACACCAAGGCCGACCCCAAGATGGTCGCCATCGCCGAGAAGATCATCGAGCAGCTCGAAGGCCCGTTCGATCCGAGCGAGTTCAACGACCGCTACGAGGATGCTCTGCGCAAGCTGATCGCAGAGAAGGAGGCTCACCACGGACGAACCGTGGCCGCCCCCGAGCCAAAGGAAGCGGAGGTCATCGACCTCATGGAAGCCCTGCGCCGCAGCCTGGGCGAGAGCGGCGGGGCGGGCAAGCGCCGCCCCGCAGAACGTCGCGCGCCCGCCAAGAAGAGCGCGGCGCGGAAGACGCCCGCTCGAAAGCGGGCGTCCTGA
- a CDS encoding carboxylesterase/lipase family protein, whose protein sequence is MLRLGTIVFGAAAIASAAHAQAPKVKVESGVLAGASTERADIFRNVPYAAPPVGDLRWAPPKRPLAWSSERDATTNGPSCPQKMNEDGSPNEGSANGPVSEDCLQLNVFAPKGAKKAPVMVWIHGGSHRTGAGWVYDGQNFARDGVILVAINYRLGPLGYFAHPAITKAAGKAPVGNYGLMDQIAALEWVQRNIAAFGGDPANVTLFGESAGGSSTLAILAAPKAKGLFQRAAVQSGGGWSPPKTLAAKEAEGQAAATRLGLGDQPTLAGLRAVPADRLIAETLTGEYGPFVDGKLMTRTPAQAFASGHEIDVPLIIGANSGEDSLLGRKLDDPARMVANFAPNRAPYEAEAAKGDEAVVRAAFGDRFMVAPARWYAGQAADGAPAWLYHFSYVGSRFRPFGITTAAHAAEIQYVFEYWGRRTPESAVADDDRAMARLMHGCWVAFAKTGAPTCDAAWPAYDPAKDELAEFGAQNAVRTNFRKPQLDAQQAAALPSLALDAN, encoded by the coding sequence ATGCTGCGTCTAGGTACGATCGTCTTCGGAGCCGCCGCCATCGCGAGCGCCGCCCATGCGCAGGCGCCCAAGGTCAAGGTGGAAAGCGGCGTGCTGGCCGGCGCCTCGACCGAGCGGGCGGACATCTTCCGCAACGTCCCCTACGCCGCCCCGCCGGTGGGCGACCTGCGCTGGGCGCCGCCCAAGCGGCCGCTGGCCTGGAGCAGCGAGCGTGACGCCACCACCAACGGCCCCTCCTGCCCGCAGAAGATGAACGAGGACGGCTCGCCCAACGAGGGCAGCGCCAACGGTCCGGTCAGCGAGGACTGCCTGCAGCTCAACGTCTTCGCACCCAAGGGGGCGAAGAAGGCGCCGGTCATGGTCTGGATCCATGGCGGCTCCCATCGAACGGGGGCTGGCTGGGTCTATGACGGCCAGAACTTCGCCCGCGACGGGGTCATCCTAGTGGCGATCAACTACCGCCTGGGCCCGCTGGGCTACTTCGCCCATCCCGCCATCACCAAGGCCGCCGGCAAGGCGCCGGTCGGCAACTATGGCCTGATGGACCAGATCGCGGCCCTGGAATGGGTCCAGCGCAACATCGCCGCCTTCGGGGGCGATCCTGCGAACGTCACCCTGTTTGGCGAGAGCGCCGGCGGCTCCAGCACCCTGGCGATCCTTGCCGCGCCCAAGGCCAAAGGCCTCTTCCAACGGGCGGCGGTGCAGTCGGGCGGCGGATGGTCGCCGCCTAAGACCCTGGCCGCCAAGGAGGCCGAGGGCCAGGCCGCCGCGACCAGGCTCGGCCTCGGCGACCAGCCGACGCTGGCGGGCCTGCGCGCGGTCCCGGCCGATCGGCTGATCGCGGAGACTTTGACCGGCGAATATGGCCCTTTCGTCGACGGCAAGCTGATGACCCGCACCCCGGCCCAGGCCTTCGCCTCGGGCCATGAGATCGATGTGCCGCTGATCATCGGGGCCAATTCGGGCGAGGACTCGCTGCTCGGCCGCAAGCTCGACGACCCGGCCCGCATGGTGGCGAACTTCGCCCCGAACCGGGCTCCTTACGAGGCAGAGGCGGCCAAGGGCGACGAGGCCGTCGTCCGCGCGGCCTTCGGCGACCGCTTCATGGTCGCTCCGGCTCGCTGGTACGCAGGCCAGGCCGCCGATGGCGCGCCGGCCTGGCTCTATCATTTCTCCTATGTAGGCTCGCGCTTTAGGCCATTCGGCATCACCACGGCCGCTCATGCTGCGGAGATCCAGTACGTCTTCGAATATTGGGGCCGCCGCACGCCCGAAAGCGCCGTCGCAGATGACGACCGGGCCATGGCCAGGCTGATGCACGGGTGCTGGGTCGCCTTCGCCAAGACCGGCGCGCCGACCTGCGACGCGGCATGGCCCGCCTATGATCCGGCGAAGGACGAGCTCGCCGAGTTCGGCGCGCAGAATGCGGTCCGGACGAATTTCCGCAAGCCGCAGCTCGACGCCCAGCAGGCCGCCGCCCTGCCAAGCCTTGCCTTGGACGCGAACTGA
- a CDS encoding error-prone DNA polymerase → MTRYAELQATTNFSFLRGASHPDELVSGAGLLGMEAIGICDRNSLAGVVRAWSQVNFLKENNGPEVRALTGCRLDFADGSPSLLCYPSDREAYGRLTRLLTIGQLRAEKGECELRWADFLDHAQGQLVLVVPPSHLDERFEADLMRIAGELRGDVWLAAARGYGPRDLHRLSRLAALAERSGARMVATNDVLYHAPERRNLQDVMTCIRETCTIHEAGLRLEANAERHLKSPAEMARLFARFPGAVERTVEIAERVKFDLSQLRYEYPDEPVPPGKTAIQHLSKLAWDGAKKRYPDGVPDKVKNLLRMELKLIKKLKYPNYFLTVHDVVVEARRLGILCQGRGSAANSVVCFCLHITAVDPTKKGQDLLFSRFISDERGEPPDIDVDFEHARREEVMQYVYRRYGRHRAAIVATVIHYRPRMAIRQVGKALGLTEDITAALANTVWGSWGDGVPDDHIRQAGLDPANPEIRRAVTLATQLLRFPRHLSQHVGGYVLTKRRLDETVPIGNAAMKDRTFIEWDKDDIDALGLMKVDVLALGMLTALKKSFDMIPESALGKKVIDIADLPQEDAEVYKMLSRADSIGVFQVESRAQMSMLPRLKPREFYDLVIEVAIVRPGPIQGDMVHPYLRRREGKDRIDYPKPKPPHDPNELRDILQKTLGVPLFQEQAMRLAITAADFSDADANRLRRSMATFKNLGNVSDFRARFIDGMANRGYEREFAERCFKQIEGFGSYGFPESHAISFALLVYASAWVKRHWPDAFLASLLNSQPMGFYQPAQLVRDAREHGVEVRGPDVLASDWDCTLEPATKPGDLRAVRLGLRQIKGFGEEEAKRLVAAREAGVRSIEDFAVQAGLTRRSLELLAEADAFTSLGLTRRQALWAVKGLADEAGSLKNAPLLAAMGVKERQVELPLMSLPQEVTEDYRTTSLSLRAHPCGFFRESLDSLGAVKARDLAKLPDRKLVSVGGLVLVRQRPGTAKGVTFLTLEDETGVANIVVWKDAFEANRRLVMTSSFLVVHGQIQSESNVVHVVARRFTDLSHRLAEMKEEPDGVAPQIRNRVTGRLIRSRDFH, encoded by the coding sequence ATGACCCGCTACGCCGAGCTCCAGGCCACCACCAACTTCTCCTTCCTGCGCGGGGCCTCGCATCCCGACGAACTGGTCAGCGGGGCGGGGCTCCTAGGCATGGAGGCGATCGGCATCTGCGACCGCAACTCCCTGGCAGGGGTAGTGCGGGCCTGGTCGCAGGTCAATTTCCTCAAGGAGAACAACGGGCCGGAGGTCCGCGCCCTGACCGGCTGCCGGCTGGACTTCGCCGATGGATCACCCTCGCTGCTCTGTTACCCCTCCGATCGGGAAGCCTATGGCCGCCTGACCCGGCTGCTGACCATCGGCCAGCTTCGGGCCGAGAAGGGCGAGTGCGAGCTTCGCTGGGCCGATTTCCTGGACCACGCCCAGGGGCAGCTCGTCCTGGTAGTTCCGCCGAGCCATCTGGACGAGCGCTTCGAGGCGGACCTTATGCGCATCGCCGGCGAGCTGCGCGGCGACGTCTGGCTGGCGGCGGCCCGCGGCTACGGCCCGCGGGACCTGCACCGGCTGTCCAGGCTGGCGGCGCTGGCCGAGCGCTCCGGCGCGCGGATGGTCGCCACCAACGACGTCCTCTATCACGCCCCGGAACGACGGAACCTGCAGGACGTGATGACCTGCATCCGCGAGACCTGCACCATCCACGAAGCGGGCCTGCGGCTGGAGGCCAACGCCGAGCGGCACCTGAAGTCGCCGGCCGAGATGGCGCGCCTTTTCGCCCGCTTTCCCGGCGCCGTCGAACGTACGGTCGAGATCGCCGAGCGGGTGAAGTTCGACCTCTCCCAGCTTCGCTACGAGTATCCGGACGAGCCGGTGCCCCCCGGCAAGACGGCGATCCAGCATCTGAGCAAGCTCGCCTGGGACGGCGCCAAAAAGCGCTATCCCGATGGTGTGCCGGATAAGGTGAAAAACCTGCTCCGGATGGAGCTGAAGCTCATCAAGAAGCTGAAATATCCAAACTATTTCCTCACCGTCCACGATGTGGTGGTCGAAGCGCGGCGGCTAGGCATCCTCTGCCAGGGACGCGGGTCGGCGGCCAATTCCGTCGTCTGCTTCTGCCTGCACATCACTGCGGTGGATCCGACCAAGAAGGGCCAGGACCTGCTGTTCTCGCGCTTCATCTCCGACGAACGCGGCGAGCCTCCGGACATTGACGTCGACTTCGAGCACGCCCGCCGAGAGGAGGTGATGCAGTACGTCTATAGGCGATATGGCCGGCATCGGGCGGCGATCGTCGCCACCGTCATCCATTACCGTCCGCGGATGGCGATCCGCCAGGTCGGCAAGGCCCTGGGCCTGACCGAGGACATCACCGCGGCCTTGGCCAACACCGTCTGGGGAAGCTGGGGCGACGGAGTTCCCGACGACCACATCCGTCAAGCGGGCCTCGATCCGGCCAATCCCGAGATTCGCCGTGCCGTCACCCTGGCGACCCAGCTCCTGAGGTTCCCGCGCCACCTTTCCCAGCATGTGGGCGGCTATGTGCTCACCAAGCGCCGGCTGGACGAGACCGTACCTATCGGCAACGCCGCCATGAAGGACCGGACCTTCATCGAATGGGACAAGGACGACATCGACGCGCTGGGTCTGATGAAGGTCGACGTCCTGGCGCTCGGCATGCTGACCGCCCTGAAGAAGAGCTTCGACATGATCCCGGAGAGCGCTCTCGGGAAGAAGGTCATCGATATCGCCGACCTGCCGCAGGAGGATGCGGAGGTCTACAAGATGCTCTCGCGCGCGGACTCCATCGGGGTGTTCCAGGTCGAGAGCCGGGCGCAGATGTCGATGCTGCCGCGGCTGAAGCCCAGGGAGTTCTATGACCTGGTGATCGAGGTCGCCATCGTGCGGCCAGGCCCGATCCAGGGTGACATGGTCCATCCCTATCTGCGCCGACGGGAAGGTAAGGATCGGATCGACTATCCAAAGCCCAAGCCGCCGCACGACCCGAATGAGCTGAGAGACATCCTCCAGAAGACCCTCGGCGTGCCGCTATTCCAGGAGCAGGCCATGCGCTTGGCGATCACCGCGGCCGACTTCAGCGACGCCGACGCCAACCGGCTGCGGCGGTCGATGGCGACTTTCAAGAACCTCGGCAATGTCAGTGACTTCAGGGCGCGGTTCATCGACGGCATGGCCAATCGCGGCTACGAGCGGGAGTTCGCCGAGCGCTGCTTCAAGCAGATCGAGGGCTTCGGCTCCTATGGCTTCCCTGAAAGCCACGCCATCAGCTTCGCCTTGCTGGTCTACGCCTCTGCCTGGGTGAAACGGCATTGGCCGGACGCCTTCCTGGCCTCGCTGCTGAACAGTCAGCCCATGGGCTTCTACCAGCCGGCCCAACTGGTGCGGGACGCCCGCGAGCATGGTGTGGAGGTGCGCGGGCCGGACGTGCTGGCCAGCGATTGGGACTGCACTTTGGAGCCGGCGACCAAGCCAGGAGATCTGCGGGCGGTGCGGCTGGGCCTGCGCCAGATCAAGGGGTTCGGCGAGGAGGAGGCCAAGCGGCTGGTCGCCGCGCGTGAGGCCGGCGTCCGCTCGATCGAGGACTTCGCCGTCCAGGCGGGCCTCACCCGCCGGTCTCTGGAGCTGCTGGCCGAGGCCGACGCCTTCACCTCGCTGGGGCTCACCCGGCGCCAGGCCCTCTGGGCGGTGAAGGGCCTCGCCGACGAGGCCGGCAGCCTGAAGAACGCCCCGTTGCTGGCGGCCATGGGGGTGAAGGAACGCCAGGTGGAGCTGCCCCTGATGAGCCTGCCCCAGGAGGTTACCGAGGACTACCGGACCACCAGCCTGTCCCTGCGCGCCCACCCTTGTGGCTTCTTCCGCGAAAGCCTGGACAGCCTGGGTGCGGTGAAGGCCAGGGACCTGGCGAAGCTGCCTGACCGCAAGCTGGTCTCGGTCGGCGGTCTGGTGCTGGTGCGCCAGCGCCCCGGCACCGCCAAGGGTGTGACCTTCCTCACCCTGGAGGACGAGACCGGCGTCGCCAACATCGTGGTCTGGAAGGACGCCTTCGAGGCCAACCGCCGGCTGGTCATGACCTCGTCCTTCCTGGTGGTCCACGGTCAGATCCAGAGCGAAAGCAATGTGGTCCACGTGGTCGCCCGCCGCTTCACCGACCTCTCCCACCGCCTGGCCGAGATGAAGGAGGAGCCCGATGGCGTCGCGCCACAGATCCGCAACCGCGTGACCGGCCGCCTGATCCGTAGCCGGGATTTCCACTGA
- a CDS encoding Y-family DNA polymerase, whose product MARILCAWSPNWAIANWRRRNAWRAEPRSPPVGGGGSIRSIETEGAAKQTTPIAVTSPGGEAPSVSRSADSSPRGGASGFALIETVKSVRRLAAVDKAGRKLGLFAGQKVTDAMALVPGLATAEAEPEADAEALTALADWSVRFSPAVAEDASDGLFLDISGVDHLWGGEAQLVSDYRARLAANGIFMRCAVADTPGAAWAFAHFGKGAEIIVPPGGQADLMAYLPPAALRLEPEAAAQMERLGLRMLFQILGMPRAPLARRFGQHTLMRIDQAMGRASEALTYRRPPHPWFARLAFFEPISALEDLQRVTRDVAAKLCARLEREGQGARRYRIAFHRVDGQALPLEVGLALAARDPVRIAKLFGPKLETIDPDFGIEVVTLEAEEVEPVAGRQVRLDASAEAAVEDGLAPLVDRLSNRLGEGRVWKSAPVQSHVPELSARPAAPLAPVPPRAWNPEAPRPMRLFRQPEPLENVMALTPDDPPRQFQWRKRVHRVLHAEGPERIGEEWWRGDIDETDVRHVRDYYRVEDQEGARFWVYREGLYEAGAPARWWMHGVFG is encoded by the coding sequence ATGGCCCGCATCCTTTGCGCCTGGTCGCCGAACTGGGCGATCGCGAACTGGCGCCGCCGCAACGCCTGGCGAGCTGAACCCCGATCTCCCCCCGTTGGGGGAGGTGGATCGATACGAAGCATCGAGACGGAGGGGGCTGCGAAACAGACGACCCCCATCGCGGTAACCTCCCCTGGCGGGGAGGCCCCCTCCGTCAGCCGTTCGGCTGACAGCTCCCCCAGGGGGGGAGCATCTGGTTTCGCGCTGATCGAAACCGTCAAGAGCGTCCGTCGCCTCGCAGCGGTGGACAAGGCGGGGCGGAAGCTGGGCCTGTTCGCAGGGCAGAAGGTGACCGACGCCATGGCGCTGGTCCCGGGCCTTGCCACCGCCGAGGCCGAGCCGGAGGCCGACGCCGAGGCCCTGACCGCCCTGGCCGACTGGTCGGTGCGGTTTTCGCCGGCCGTCGCCGAGGATGCGTCGGACGGCCTATTCCTCGACATCAGCGGAGTCGACCACCTGTGGGGTGGCGAGGCGCAACTGGTGTCCGACTATCGGGCGCGACTGGCGGCCAACGGGATCTTCATGCGCTGTGCAGTGGCCGACACGCCGGGCGCGGCTTGGGCCTTCGCCCATTTCGGCAAGGGCGCGGAGATCATCGTCCCACCGGGCGGCCAGGCCGACCTGATGGCCTATCTGCCGCCGGCCGCCCTGCGCCTGGAGCCGGAAGCCGCCGCCCAGATGGAGCGGTTGGGCCTGCGGATGCTGTTCCAGATCCTCGGCATGCCGCGCGCGCCCCTGGCCCGGCGGTTCGGCCAGCACACCCTGATGCGGATCGACCAGGCCATGGGCCGGGCGAGCGAGGCCCTGACCTATCGGCGGCCGCCGCATCCCTGGTTCGCGCGCCTGGCCTTCTTCGAGCCGATCAGCGCCCTGGAAGACCTGCAGAGGGTGACGCGCGACGTCGCCGCCAAGCTCTGCGCCCGGCTGGAGCGGGAAGGACAAGGCGCGCGTCGCTATCGCATCGCCTTCCATCGGGTGGACGGTCAGGCCCTGCCGCTGGAAGTGGGGCTGGCCCTGGCGGCGCGCGACCCGGTCCGCATCGCCAAGCTCTTCGGCCCCAAGCTCGAGACCATCGACCCGGATTTCGGGATCGAGGTGGTCACCCTGGAAGCCGAGGAGGTGGAGCCCGTCGCCGGTCGCCAGGTCCGCCTGGACGCCAGCGCCGAGGCTGCGGTGGAGGATGGGCTGGCGCCGCTGGTGGACCGGCTCAGCAACCGCCTGGGCGAGGGCCGGGTCTGGAAGAGCGCGCCGGTGCAGAGCCACGTGCCAGAGCTGTCGGCCCGCCCCGCCGCGCCCCTGGCCCCGGTTCCGCCGCGCGCCTGGAACCCTGAGGCGCCTCGGCCCATGCGTCTCTTCCGCCAGCCCGAGCCGCTGGAGAACGTCATGGCCCTGACGCCGGACGATCCGCCCCGGCAGTTCCAGTGGCGCAAGCGCGTCCACCGCGTCCTGCACGCAGAGGGGCCCGAACGCATCGGCGAGGAATGGTGGCGGGGCGACATCGACGAGACCGACGTCCGCCATGTCCGCGACTATTACCGGGTCGAGGACCAGGAAGGCGCGCGCTTCTGGGTCTATCGCGAGGGGCTCTATGAGGCCGGTGCGCCGGCCCGCTGGTGGATGCACGGGGTGTTCGGATGA
- a CDS encoding ImuA family protein, with amino-acid sequence MSGFRDGRLAALKAKISAIEAGGRVESESLPFGAAALDRCLSGGGLPLGQWHEFFGEGMETETGASAAAFAALVAAPLARRGEAVWILRRDDLFAPGLMGLGFPVERLIQVCARDEDEALAVAEDALATVGVAAVFAEVEAVDLTAGRRLQLACEAHGATGFVIRRRPFGGMGRKGTAGSAAATRWKITPAASEPGPGEFGLGPPRWRAELERCRGGRSGAWLMEASAAYVWEAKNGPHPLRLVAELGDRELAPPQRLAS; translated from the coding sequence ATGTCCGGTTTTCGCGATGGCCGCCTGGCGGCTCTCAAGGCGAAGATCTCCGCGATCGAGGCGGGGGGACGGGTGGAATCCGAGTCCTTGCCGTTCGGGGCGGCCGCCCTGGACCGCTGCCTGTCGGGCGGCGGCTTGCCGTTGGGCCAGTGGCACGAGTTCTTCGGAGAGGGGATGGAGACCGAGACGGGCGCGTCTGCGGCGGCCTTTGCCGCCCTGGTCGCTGCGCCTCTGGCCCGTCGGGGTGAGGCGGTCTGGATCCTGCGGCGGGACGACCTCTTTGCGCCCGGCCTGATGGGGCTGGGGTTCCCGGTCGAACGCCTGATCCAGGTCTGCGCTCGGGACGAGGACGAAGCCCTGGCCGTGGCCGAGGACGCCCTTGCGACGGTGGGCGTCGCCGCCGTCTTCGCCGAGGTCGAGGCGGTGGACTTGACCGCCGGCCGCCGGCTGCAACTGGCCTGCGAGGCCCATGGCGCCACCGGCTTCGTCATCCGGCGGCGTCCCTTCGGCGGGATGGGCCGGAAGGGGACGGCGGGCTCGGCCGCCGCCACGCGATGGAAGATCACGCCTGCGGCCAGCGAACCTGGCCCGGGAGAGTTTGGCCTTGGCCCCCCGCGCTGGCGCGCGGAGCTGGAGCGTTGCCGCGGCGGACGGAGCGGCGCCTGGCTGATGGAGGCGAGCGCCGCCTATGTCTGGGAGGCCAAGAATGGCCCGCATCCTTTGCGCCTGGTCGCCGAACTGGGCGATCGCGAACTGGCGCCGCCGCAACGCCTGGCGAGCTGA
- a CDS encoding glycosyl hydrolase, producing MSAAIQLLVGTRKGAWIYRSDEARQEWSVQGPIFLGHIVNHLVLDPRDGKTLLMAASTGHLGPTIFRSVDSGQTWTEAQQPPAFPRAAGDGPARAVDHSFWLEPGHASEPGVWWAGTSPPGLFRSADGGVTWESVAGFNDHPKYWDWCPADGGTPDGALLNQIQIDPRDKAHIYIATSTAGVFESLDEGANWRPLNQGVEANFLPDPYPEYGQDAHYIALAPTMPDRIWQQNHCGIYRLDRPAERWDRIGAAMPGEVGDIGFTIVPHPRDADTAWVFPMDGTEVWPRTSPGGRPAVYRTRDAGRSWERQDSGFPAEQGWFTVKRQAFCADAGAPVGLYLGATNGEVWMSDDEGAAWRPVARHLPEIYSVVAAPL from the coding sequence ATGTCCGCCGCAATCCAGCTTCTCGTCGGCACCCGCAAAGGGGCCTGGATCTATCGAAGCGACGAGGCACGACAGGAGTGGTCGGTGCAAGGCCCGATCTTCCTGGGCCATATCGTCAATCACCTGGTCCTCGATCCCAGGGATGGAAAGACCCTGCTGATGGCCGCGTCCACCGGCCACCTCGGCCCCACCATCTTCCGCTCGGTCGACAGCGGCCAGACCTGGACCGAGGCCCAGCAGCCCCCGGCCTTTCCGAGGGCCGCTGGCGACGGGCCGGCGCGGGCGGTGGACCACAGCTTCTGGCTGGAGCCGGGCCATGCCAGCGAGCCCGGAGTCTGGTGGGCCGGCACCTCGCCGCCCGGCCTCTTCCGCAGCGCCGATGGCGGTGTCACCTGGGAGAGCGTCGCAGGGTTCAACGACCATCCGAAATACTGGGACTGGTGTCCCGCCGATGGCGGCACGCCCGACGGCGCCTTGCTCAACCAGATCCAGATCGACCCCCGCGACAAGGCGCACATCTATATCGCCACCTCCACCGCCGGTGTGTTCGAGAGCCTGGATGAAGGCGCGAACTGGCGGCCGCTCAACCAGGGCGTGGAGGCCAATTTCCTTCCCGATCCCTATCCGGAATACGGCCAGGACGCTCACTACATCGCGCTCGCCCCGACCATGCCCGACCGCATCTGGCAGCAGAACCATTGCGGCATATATCGGCTGGACCGGCCCGCCGAGCGCTGGGATCGAATCGGCGCCGCCATGCCGGGCGAGGTCGGCGATATCGGCTTCACCATCGTTCCCCATCCGCGCGACGCCGACACTGCCTGGGTCTTCCCCATGGACGGCACCGAGGTCTGGCCCAGGACCAGTCCTGGCGGCAGGCCCGCCGTCTATCGCACTCGCGACGCCGGCCGCAGTTGGGAGCGTCAGGACAGCGGCTTCCCCGCCGAGCAGGGCTGGTTCACCGTCAAGCGCCAGGCCTTTTGCGCGGACGCAGGCGCTCCAGTCGGGCTCTATCTCGGCGCGACCAATGGCGAGGTCTGGATGAGCGACGACGAGGGCGCGGCCTGGCGTCCGGTCGCCCGGCATCTACCGGAGATCTATTCGGTGGTGGCGGCGCCGCTCTGA
- a CDS encoding MoaD/ThiS family protein produces MVQVFIPSQLTSYTEGASRLAAEGASIAQVLDDLDRRFPGLKFRVIDEQDRIRRHMRIFRNGDRAQDIGLAVNEADEVLIFGALSGG; encoded by the coding sequence ATGGTGCAGGTCTTCATTCCCTCGCAGCTCACCTCCTACACCGAAGGGGCCAGCCGGCTGGCAGCCGAGGGCGCGAGCATCGCCCAGGTGCTGGACGACCTGGACCGGCGCTTTCCCGGCCTGAAGTTCCGGGTCATCGACGAACAGGACCGCATCCGCCGGCATATGCGCATCTTCCGCAACGGCGACCGCGCCCAGGATATCGGCCTGGCCGTGAACGAGGCCGACGAGGTGCTGATCTTCGGCGCGTTGTCCGGAGGCTAG